The Streptomyces collinus DNA segment GCCCTGCTGCCGGGGCCGCCGGTCAGGTCGAGGCTCTCGGGGACCACGGGGGCCGCGGGATCGGCGCCGACGACGGCGCCCTGCGGGTAGTGGTACCCGAGGGCCACGTTGAGGATGCCGCGCTGGGGGCCGCCGCCCCCTCCGGCCGGCGCGGCGAATCCGGGATGGCTGTGCTCGGCCGACCGGGCCGCGGCACGCGCGCTGGTGGCCTCGGCCACGGGACGGCGCTCGGCGTCGTAGGTGTCCAGCAGGCGCTCCCCCGCCCAGCCGTCGAGCACCGCGGCCAGTTTCCAGGCGAGGTTGTGGGCGTCCTGGATACCGGTGTTGGAACCGAAGGCCCCGGTGGGAGACATCTCGTGCGCCGAGTCACCGGCCAGGAACACCCGTCCGGACCGGTAGCTGCGGGCCACCCGCTGAGCGGCGTGCCACGGCGCCTTGCCGGTGATCTCCACATCGAGGTCGGCGACCCCGACCGCCCGGCGGATGTGCTCGACGCACCACTCGTCCGTGAATTCCTCCAGGGTCTGGCCGTGTTCGGGGTGCCAGGGGGCGTGGAAGACCCAGTTCTCGCGGTTGTCCACCGGCAGCAGGGCGCCGTCGGCCTCCGGGTTCGTCAGGTAGCAGACGATGAAGTGGCGCTCACCCACGACGTCGGCGAGGCGGCGGGAGCGGAAGGTGAGGCTGACGTTGTGGAACAGGTCGCCGGGACCGCTCTGACCGATGCCGAGCTGCTCACGCACGGGGCTGCGCGGGCCGTCCGCGGCGACGAGATAGTCCGCGCGGATGGTGGTGTGCTCACCCGTCTCGCGGCTCTTGACCACGGCGGTCACACCGGTGGCGCCGGCCTCGAACGACATCAGCTCGGTGGAGAAGCGCAGGTCCCCGCCGTGTCCGCGGGCGTGGTCGAGCAGGACCGGTTCGAGGTCGTTCTGGCTGCACAGGCACCAGGCGCTGGGGCTGAAGCGGGCCAGGCCGCCCCCCGGGTCGATCTCCCTGAACAGCCACTCGCCCGCGTCACCGGTCAGCGTGGGCGTCTGGAGGATGCCCTTGTTGACGGCCAGGGTGGCGGCCGCGTCCTGGATCGCCTTCTCGACGCCCGCCACCCGGAACAGCTCCATCGTGCGGACGTTGTTGCCACGGCCTCGCGGGTGGATGGAGGTGCCTGAGTGGCGCTCCACCAGCATGTGCGGCACGCCCAGCCGTCCCAGGAACAGCGAGGTCGACAGGCCGACCAGGGAGCCGCCGACGATGAGGACCGGGACGCTGATGGTGTGCGGACCCGTCTGCCCGCCTCGTTCGTTCATCACTGTCGCCTCCAGCGCATCGATACCGCCGACCCGGCCGGATGCGGCGGAGATCCTCATGCATGCCCCGGGAAGGTGACAGTGGCTCAGGCTTCACCCGCCTGCTGCGTGCTGCCCGTCCGCACCCGCCGGCCGCCCCGCCGGGGTCACCCCGCCACCCGCAGCAGCAGCACGGCCCGCGCCGGCATCGTGATCTCCGTCCCCGCCCGGTGCTCCACGCCCGGCGCCTCCCCCTGCTCCTCCCGGCTCGTGTCGACGACGACCTCGTACCGCTCGGCCCACGGCGGCCCCGGCAGGGTGAAGTCCACCGGCCCTTCGCCCGCGTGCAGGACGGCCAGGAAGCTGTCGTCGAGGATCTGCTCCCCGCGCTCGTCGCGCCCCGGGATGTCCCGGCCGGACAGGTACATGCCCAGAGTGGCGGCGGGCGCGTACCAGTCCTGCTCCGTCATCTCCGTGCCCCGGGACGTGAACCAGGCCAGGTCGCGCAGCCCGTCCGCGGTCTGGGCCCGGCCCGAGAAGAACGCCCGGCGCCTGAGCACCGGGTGGCGGTGGCGCAGCGCGATCAGCCGGGAGGTCAGCGCGAACAGGGCCTGCCAGCCGGGATCCTCCAGCAGTCCCCAGTCCAGCCAGCCGATCTCGTTGTCCTGGCAGTAGGCGTTGTTGTTGCCGCGCTGGGTGCGGCCCAGTTCGTCGCCCGCGACCAGCATGGGCACGCCCGTCGACAGCAGCAGGGTGGTCAGCAGGTTCCTGAGCTGCCGCCGCCTGAGCGCGCGTACGTCCGCGTCGTCCGTCTCGCCCTCGGCGCCGCCGTTCCAGGCCCGGTTGTCGTCCGTGCCGTCCCGGTTGCCCTCGCCGTTGGCCTCGTTGTGCTTGCGCTCGTAGCTCACCAGGTCGCGCAGGGTGAACCCGTCGTGCGCGGTGATGAAGTTGACGGACGCGTACGGCCTGCGCCCGCCCCAGGCGTACAGGTCGCTGGAGCCCGACAGCCGGTAGCCCATCTCGCGGACGTCCGGCAGGGCGTGCCGCCAGAAGTCCCGAACGGCGTTGCGGTACCGGTCGTTCCACTCCGTCCACAGCGGCGGGAACGCCCCCACCTGGTAGCCGCCGGAGCCCACGTCCCACGGCTCGGCGATCAGCTTCACCCGGCGCAGCACCGGGTCCTGGGCGATGACCGCGAGAAACGGGGAGAGCATGTCGACGTCGTGCATGGAGCGGGCCAGCGCCGCCGCCAGGTCGAAGCGGAAGCCGTCCACGCCCATCTCCGTGACCCAGTAGCGCAGCGAGTCGGTGATCAGGCGCAGCACGTGCGGCTGGACCACGTGCAGGGTGTTGCCGCAGCCGGTGTAGTCGGCGTAGCGGCGGGCGTCGTCCTGGAGGCGGTAGTAGCCGCGGTTGTCGATGCCCTTGAGGGACAGCGTCGGGCCCAGTTCGCCCGCCTCGGCGGTGTGGTTGTAGACCACGTCGAGGACGACCTCGATCCCGGCCGCGTGCAGGGCGCGCACCATCCGCTTGAACTCGCCGACCTGCTGGCCCCTCGTCCCGGAGGCCGCGTAGGCCGCGTGCGGGGCGAAGTAGCCGATGGAGTTGTAGCCCCAGTAGTTCTTGAGGCCCCGGCGCAGCAGATGGTCCTCGTGCGCGAACTGGTGCACCGGCAGCAGCTCCACCGCCGTCACACCCAGCCTCACCAGGTGCTCTATGGCCGCCGGGTGCGCGAGGCCGGCGTAGGTGCCGCGCAGCTCCTCGGGGATGCCCGGGTGGAGTTGCGTGAAGCCCTTGACGTGCAGCTCGTAGATCACCGAGTCCGCCCACGGCGTCTTCGGGCGGCGGTCGTCGGCCCAGTCGTCGTCATCGTGGACGACGACGCCCTTCGGGACGTGCGGCGCCGAGTCCCGGTCGTCGCGCACGGTGTCGGCGACATGCTGCTGCGGCCAGTCGCGGACGTGCCCGTACACCTCCGGCGGCAGGCCGAAGTCCCCGTCCACGGCGCGGGCGTAGGGGTCGAGCAGCAGCTTGGCGGGGTTCCAGCGGGCGCCCGTCCACGGGTCCCAGCGGCCGTGCACCCGGTAGCCGTAGCGCTGCCCCGGCAGCACGCCGGGGACGAAGCCGTGCCAGATCTCGTGGGTCAGCTCGGCGAGCCGGACCCGCGACTCCCTGCCCGACTCGTCGAAGAGGCACAGCTCGACCCCCTCGGCCCCGCCCGCCCACAACGCGAAGTTGGTGCCCGCCACTCCGTCCGGGCCGACCCGGAACCGGGCGCCCAGCGGTGTCGGCGCGCCCGGCCACGCGGGCACGGTGGGCGGCGGCGCGGCCCGCCGTGCCCCGTTCACGGCGGCGGCCTGGCGCCCGTTCCCGGTGGCCTGACGACCGGCCACCGCCTCCTGCTCGGCTGCGCTGGACACCTGTCAGCCTCCCGCGGCTCGTGGGACGACGGGGGACAGAGGGGTGCGGCCCCGTCTGCGGCCCGGGCCGCGGCTCCCCTGCGCGTCGTCCTCCCCACTGTTCTGCCCAGAGCGTGGCTCGCACTCACGTTTCCCCGGGGGCGGGCATGGTCGTTTCCGGGGACACGGCCGGTCGTTGGGCACCTCGTGAGGCACGTACAAGGGCGCGCGCGGCGCGCGAGGGCCGCGCTGGCCGCCGTAGTGACATGGGCAGGGCTCCTCGCCGGGGCCACGGGCTGTACCTCGGACGACGCGGGATGGATTGCCGGGGCGTTCGGCGCGCCCCCGGCGCCCGAGGACGTCATCAAGGTCTCGCCCGGCGACGACAGCAGGGGAGTGCGCCCCGGCAAGCGGCTGCGCGTGCACGTGCCCGACGGCCGGCTGGAGAAGGTGAAGGTCGTCAGGTCACAGGACGCGCAGGAGTCCCCGGTGCCCGGGCGCCTCTCCGCCGACGGCCTGACCTGGGAACCCGACGAGCAGCGGCTCGCGCTGGCCGCCAAGTACACCGTCGACGCGGTGGCCGTGGACGGCGACGGCCGCCGCTCGGCCCGGCGCACCACCTTCACCACCTACGTCCCCGAGGAACGCTTCATCGGCTACGTCGCCCCGGAGAACCGTGCCACGGTCGGCACCGGCATGATCGTCTCCCTGGAGTTCAACCGGCAGATCGCGAACCGCGCCGCCGTCGAACGTGCGGTGCGCGTCACCGCCCGCCCGGCCGTCGAGATCCGCCCGCACTGGTTCGGCAGGACACGCCTCGACTTCCGCCCCGAGGACTACTGGAAACCCGGCACCCAGGTCACCGTCGCCCTGCGCCTGCGCGACGTCGAGGGGGCGCCCGGCGTCTACGGCCTGCAGCACAAGACGTTCTCCTTCACCGTCGGCCGCAGCCAGGTCTCCGTGGTCGACGTCGCCGCGCGCTCCATGGAGGTCCGGCGCGACGGCGAGACCCTCGCCACCGTCCCGGTCACGGCCGGCGCCCCGAGGACGGCCACGTACAACGGCAAGATGGTGGTGACCGAGATGCTCGACGTGACCCGGATGGACGGCGCCACGGTCGGCTTCAAGAAGCGCGACGGCAAGGGCGAGTACGACATCCCGGACGTTCCGCACGCGATGCGCCTGACCGGCTCCGGCACCTTCCTGCACGGCAACTACTGGGCGCACCACACCGTCTTCGGCCGCACCAACGTCAGTCACGGATGCATCGGACTGCGTGATGTGAAGGGCGGCGGCTCGGACACCCCGGCCGGCTGGTTCTTCGACCGCAGCCTCATCGGGGACGTCGTCGAAGTCGTCAACAGCAATGACAAAAAGGTCTCTCCCGACAATGGGCTCGGAGGATGGAATATGGACTGGAACGCATGGAAGGCGGGCAGTGCCGTGAAGTAGCCGGACAGGGGGGCCGGTTGACCCGGTGATCTGTTGGGACCGAACGGTGACAATCGCGGGCCTCCGGTGCCGTCCGACCTGTGGTTACTATTCGCCGACGCGCGGGGGACGCGCGGGTGCGCGTGCGGGCCTGACCAGGCCCGGGGAGGGGAGAACCACTTGAACGGGCGACCGATATCGGGGGCGTCGGTTGGGCGCAGGAACGGAGTGCTCGCGCTGATACTCGGCGTGCTGCTGCTCGCCGTCACGGCGTGCGGCGGCGGGGGCACCGGCTCCGGTTCCGGCGGGAGCGACAGCAAGGGCAAGGACTCGGAGGCCGCGCAGAGCAAGCAGTCCGAGGCGGTCGTCGGTATCACCCCCGAGGACGGCGCCAAGTCCGTCGACACGAGCGGTGCGCTGAAGGTCACCGCCGCCAAGGGGAAGCTGACCGAGGTCGAGGTCAAGGACGCCGAGGGCAAGAAGGTCGACGGCGAGATATCCAAGGACGGCGCCAGCTGGACGCCGTCCACCCACCTGGCAGGTGCCACGAAGTACACGGTCCACGCGGTCGCCAAGGACTCCGAGGGCCGCACGGCCGCGGAGGACGCCGGCTTCACCACGCTGACCCCGAAGAACACCTTCATCGGCACCTTCACC contains these protein-coding regions:
- a CDS encoding FAD-dependent oxidoreductase encodes the protein MNERGGQTGPHTISVPVLIVGGSLVGLSTSLFLGRLGVPHMLVERHSGTSIHPRGRGNNVRTMELFRVAGVEKAIQDAAATLAVNKGILQTPTLTGDAGEWLFREIDPGGGLARFSPSAWCLCSQNDLEPVLLDHARGHGGDLRFSTELMSFEAGATGVTAVVKSRETGEHTTIRADYLVAADGPRSPVREQLGIGQSGPGDLFHNVSLTFRSRRLADVVGERHFIVCYLTNPEADGALLPVDNRENWVFHAPWHPEHGQTLEEFTDEWCVEHIRRAVGVADLDVEITGKAPWHAAQRVARSYRSGRVFLAGDSAHEMSPTGAFGSNTGIQDAHNLAWKLAAVLDGWAGERLLDTYDAERRPVAEATSARAAARSAEHSHPGFAAPAGGGGGPQRGILNVALGYHYPQGAVVGADPAAPVVPESLDLTGGPGSRAPHLWVRHGDERMSTLDLYERSLVLLSDAAEPNGWHEAALRLADDPALPLRSYRVGTGPQADLVPEDAADWAERHGTGPGGAVLVRPDGFVAWRSPGPDPAAEDTLRQVLRTGLAVG
- the glgX gene encoding glycogen debranching protein GlgX encodes the protein MSSAAEQEAVAGRQATGNGRQAAAVNGARRAAPPPTVPAWPGAPTPLGARFRVGPDGVAGTNFALWAGGAEGVELCLFDESGRESRVRLAELTHEIWHGFVPGVLPGQRYGYRVHGRWDPWTGARWNPAKLLLDPYARAVDGDFGLPPEVYGHVRDWPQQHVADTVRDDRDSAPHVPKGVVVHDDDDWADDRRPKTPWADSVIYELHVKGFTQLHPGIPEELRGTYAGLAHPAAIEHLVRLGVTAVELLPVHQFAHEDHLLRRGLKNYWGYNSIGYFAPHAAYAASGTRGQQVGEFKRMVRALHAAGIEVVLDVVYNHTAEAGELGPTLSLKGIDNRGYYRLQDDARRYADYTGCGNTLHVVQPHVLRLITDSLRYWVTEMGVDGFRFDLAAALARSMHDVDMLSPFLAVIAQDPVLRRVKLIAEPWDVGSGGYQVGAFPPLWTEWNDRYRNAVRDFWRHALPDVREMGYRLSGSSDLYAWGGRRPYASVNFITAHDGFTLRDLVSYERKHNEANGEGNRDGTDDNRAWNGGAEGETDDADVRALRRRQLRNLLTTLLLSTGVPMLVAGDELGRTQRGNNNAYCQDNEIGWLDWGLLEDPGWQALFALTSRLIALRHRHPVLRRRAFFSGRAQTADGLRDLAWFTSRGTEMTEQDWYAPAATLGMYLSGRDIPGRDERGEQILDDSFLAVLHAGEGPVDFTLPGPPWAERYEVVVDTSREEQGEAPGVEHRAGTEITMPARAVLLLRVAG
- a CDS encoding L,D-transpeptidase, giving the protein MRHVQGRARRARAALAAVVTWAGLLAGATGCTSDDAGWIAGAFGAPPAPEDVIKVSPGDDSRGVRPGKRLRVHVPDGRLEKVKVVRSQDAQESPVPGRLSADGLTWEPDEQRLALAAKYTVDAVAVDGDGRRSARRTTFTTYVPEERFIGYVAPENRATVGTGMIVSLEFNRQIANRAAVERAVRVTARPAVEIRPHWFGRTRLDFRPEDYWKPGTQVTVALRLRDVEGAPGVYGLQHKTFSFTVGRSQVSVVDVAARSMEVRRDGETLATVPVTAGAPRTATYNGKMVVTEMLDVTRMDGATVGFKKRDGKGEYDIPDVPHAMRLTGSGTFLHGNYWAHHTVFGRTNVSHGCIGLRDVKGGGSDTPAGWFFDRSLIGDVVEVVNSNDKKVSPDNGLGGWNMDWNAWKAGSAVK